A genomic stretch from Geothermobacter hydrogeniphilus includes:
- a CDS encoding phosphoglucomutase/phosphomannomutase family protein, translating into MNKIVFGTSGWRGILAEDFTFENVRVVTQAIADHLVAEGAADDGVVVGYDARFMGRRFAHEACRVLAGSGIRSWICNRDTPTPVIAHEVLARRAGAAINFTASHNPCEYNGLKFSPASGGPALPETTRDIEERANRMLGQVCYRDMPLDRAVREGLVVEIDPLPAYFETLRRRIDFAAIAASGLKIAVNPLYGTGRGYLDRILREAGVEVVTFNDHIDPTFGGLPPEPAETCIADFIAMIRSDAAIGLGLATDGDADRYGIVDGDGSYYEPNYILALLADYLLRVKGEAGDVARSVATSHFVDAVARSHGRQVLETPVGFKYIGEYIAAGKVLIGGEESAGLTIRDHVPDKDGILACLLVAEMVAVTGRGIGDLLADLYERVGEFYTRRSNIRLTDDLEQGYAARMNALPERFADLAVIDVVTIDGYKCLLENGAWLLFRKSGTEPVVRLYGEARDAGTLERILQAGEAFLTG; encoded by the coding sequence ATGAATAAAATTGTTTTCGGGACATCCGGCTGGCGGGGGATTCTGGCCGAGGATTTTACCTTTGAAAATGTCAGGGTGGTGACCCAGGCGATCGCTGACCATCTGGTTGCTGAAGGTGCGGCTGATGACGGCGTGGTGGTCGGCTACGACGCCCGCTTCATGGGGCGGCGCTTTGCCCACGAGGCCTGCCGGGTGCTGGCCGGGTCAGGTATCCGCAGCTGGATCTGCAACCGTGATACGCCGACGCCGGTCATTGCCCACGAGGTACTCGCCCGGCGGGCCGGCGCCGCCATCAATTTTACCGCCAGTCACAATCCCTGCGAATACAACGGCTTGAAATTTTCTCCCGCTTCGGGAGGCCCGGCTCTGCCGGAGACGACGCGCGATATCGAAGAGCGCGCCAATCGCATGCTGGGACAGGTCTGTTACCGGGACATGCCGCTGGACCGGGCGGTGCGTGAAGGATTGGTGGTGGAAATCGACCCGTTGCCGGCCTATTTCGAAACCCTGCGTCGACGTATCGATTTTGCCGCCATCGCCGCTTCGGGCCTGAAGATAGCGGTCAATCCCCTCTATGGAACGGGGAGGGGCTATCTCGATCGTATCCTGCGCGAGGCGGGGGTTGAGGTGGTGACCTTCAACGATCACATCGACCCGACCTTCGGCGGCCTGCCGCCGGAACCGGCGGAGACCTGCATTGCTGATTTCATTGCCATGATCCGTTCCGACGCGGCCATCGGTCTCGGTCTGGCAACGGATGGTGACGCTGACCGTTACGGCATTGTCGATGGTGACGGCAGTTATTACGAACCGAATTATATTCTTGCCCTGCTGGCCGATTACCTGTTGCGGGTCAAGGGGGAAGCGGGGGATGTGGCCCGTTCGGTGGCGACCTCACACTTTGTCGACGCGGTGGCCCGCAGCCACGGGCGACAGGTACTTGAAACCCCGGTCGGATTCAAGTATATCGGCGAATATATCGCCGCGGGCAAGGTCCTCATCGGCGGCGAGGAAAGTGCCGGCCTGACAATCCGCGATCATGTCCCCGACAAGGACGGCATCCTCGCCTGCCTGCTGGTGGCGGAAATGGTCGCCGTGACCGGCAGGGGAATCGGTGATCTGCTGGCCGATCTTTATGAACGGGTCGGTGAGTTTTACACCCGGCGCAGCAATATTCGCCTCACTGATGATCTCGAACAGGGCTATGCCGCCAGGATGAATGCCCTGCCGGAACGTTTCGCTGACCTCGCGGTGATCGATGTCGTGACCATCGACGGGTATAAATGTCTGCTGGAGAATGGCGCCTGGCTGCTGTTTCGCAAGTCCGGGACCGAGCCGGTGGTCAGGCTTTACGGCGAAGCCCGGGATGCCGGGACTCTGGAGAGGATTCTGCAGGCGGGAGAGGCGTTTCTGACCGGCTGA
- a CDS encoding zinc ribbon domain-containing protein: MPIYEFHCAACDRTFEKLSHSDVTEHPCPDCGATAAKAISIPAKGQIGVTATGAPPCAAGCGKSSGFT, from the coding sequence ATGCCGATCTATGAATTCCACTGTGCGGCCTGTGACCGAACATTTGAGAAGCTGAGTCACAGCGACGTCACCGAGCACCCCTGTCCCGACTGTGGCGCGACCGCCGCCAAGGCGATCTCGATTCCGGCCAAGGGCCAAATCGGCGTGACCGCTACGGGAGCCCCACCCTGCGCCGCCGGCTGCGGAAAATCATCCGGCTTCACCTGA
- a CDS encoding PTS sugar transporter subunit IIA, with protein MNLSVKDAAGLLTVSEKTVYRWIKQGAIPAYKVHGSYRFNRAELIEWATSRRLGVSPDAHADPEQDARPLPELREALEAGGIIYRLDGRTRDEVLHSLVSHLRLPEEVDRDYLRQVLIAREELASTAFGGGVALPHPRSPGLLNLSQPSLTLAFLEHPVDFGALDGIPVGILFVPLAPTLRTHLHLLRQVAHALHNTAVREVLRRQGNRGEIFTVLEQAYPAVASNSPDSTASQGEGC; from the coding sequence ATGAATCTTTCGGTGAAAGATGCGGCCGGTCTGCTGACGGTTTCGGAAAAGACCGTTTACCGCTGGATCAAGCAGGGCGCGATTCCGGCTTACAAGGTCCATGGCAGCTACCGTTTCAACCGTGCTGAACTGATTGAATGGGCGACCTCGCGCCGTCTCGGGGTTTCGCCCGATGCCCATGCCGATCCCGAGCAGGACGCGCGGCCATTGCCCGAACTTCGGGAGGCTCTTGAGGCCGGCGGCATCATTTACCGCCTCGATGGACGAACCCGGGACGAGGTCCTGCATTCCCTGGTCAGTCACCTGCGTCTGCCGGAGGAGGTTGATCGTGATTACCTGCGGCAGGTTCTGATTGCCCGCGAAGAGTTGGCCTCGACCGCTTTCGGCGGGGGAGTCGCCCTGCCGCATCCCCGCAGCCCCGGCCTGCTCAACCTCAGCCAGCCGAGCCTGACCCTGGCCTTTCTGGAACACCCGGTTGATTTCGGCGCTCTTGACGGTATACCGGTCGGAATTCTCTTTGTTCCCCTGGCGCCGACCCTGCGTACCCACCTGCACCTGTTGCGGCAGGTGGCCCACGCCCTGCACAACACCGCGGTGCGCGAAGTGTTGCGTCGGCAGGGGAACCGGGGAGAGATTTTCACGGTCCTGGAACAGGCTTATCCCGCAGTGGCTTCCAATTCGCCTGATTCAACGGCATCTCAAGGGGAGGGCTGTTAG